A DNA window from Impatiens glandulifera chromosome 7, dImpGla2.1, whole genome shotgun sequence contains the following coding sequences:
- the LOC124945163 gene encoding ATPase WRNIP1: MDAESKFVGGSATAIMERQLLSMGFSKELASQALTATGAKSITDATDWILNANQTHSCPAAIDPNPNPSPTDTHPFSSSPNPNPNPSPFQPKINRFFLSHSKPNEVIKPKRQITIEEDIDEEEEEHDVPLRTKRPKQQQQQQQQSEAPPNQPLSERMRPRVIDEVVGQDHLLSEKSFIRSSVDCNRLPSIILWGPPGTGKTSIARAIVNSCSSSYRFVSLSAVTAGVKDVRDVVEEARKLRKMKITKRTVLFIDEVHRFNKSQQDSFLPVIEDGTIVFMGATTENPSFHLITPLLSRCRVLTLNPLKPNHISSLIKRAIADKDKGLLIGLVKGLTSIEVDEDAIEFLSLNCDGDARVALNALEISTTMASSRATECSSICRIVVEDAKEAMQSKHLAYDKSGEEHYNLISALHKSMRGNDANAAIYWLARMLEGGEQPLYIARRLIRFASEDVGLADPSALLQAVGCYQACHFIGMPECNVNLAQCVAYLALAPKSVSVYRAIKSAITVVRDSVGQNEGVPLHIRNAPTKLMKELGYGKGYIYTPDDPSSSSEQTYLPSALQGYKFLQLQEEDNINGS; the protein is encoded by the coding sequence ATGGATGCTGAATCCAAGTTCGTAGGCGGGAGCGCGACGGCGATTATGGAGAGACAACTTCTTAGTATGGGGTTTTCTAAAGAACTGGCATCTCAGGCCCTCACAGCTACCGGCGCCAAATCAATTACAGACGCCACCGATTGGATTCTCAACGCAAACCAAACTCATTCCTGTCCCGCCGCAATcgaccctaaccctaaccctagccCTACCGATACTCACCCTTTCTCCTCTTCCCCTAACCCTAATCCTAATCCATCGCCATTTCAGCCCAAAATCAATCGTTTTTTCCTCTCTCATTCGAAACCCAATGAGGTAATAAAACCAAAGCGACAGATAACAATCGAAGAAGacattgatgaagaagaagaagaacatgaCGTACCTCTTCGCACAAAACGTCccaagcagcagcagcagcagcagcagcaatcAGAGGCTCCCCCAAATCAGCCTCTGTCGGAGCGAATGAGACCTCGAGTGATCGATGAAGTTGTGGGACAAGATCATCTTCTCTCCGAAAAATCATTTATTCGATCATCTGTAGACTGCAATCGTCTACCTTCTATCATCCTCTGGGGTCCTCCCGGTACTGGTAAGACCTCCATCGCCAGAGCCATAGTTAATTCATGCTCCTCATCCTACAGATTCGTTTCTTTATCTGCCGTAACCGCTGGAGTTAAGGACGTTAGGGACGTTGTAGAAGAAGCCAGAAAATTGAGAAAGATGAAGATAACCAAAAGAACTGTTTTGTTCATAGACGAAGTCCACAGGTTTAACAAATCTCAACAAGATTCCTTCTTACCAGTAATCGAAGATGGAACTATAGTTTTCATGGGAGCAACTACCGAAAACCCTTCCTTCCACCTGATAACTCCATTGTTATCTCGATGCAGGGTCCTCACGCTTAATCCGTTGAAACCTAATCACATCTCATCGCTCATAAAGCGAGCTATAGCTGACAAAGATAAAGGCTTGCTCATCGGCCTAGTCAAAGGATTAACATCAATTGAAGTAGATGAAGACGCAATAGAGTTTCTGTCATTAAACTGCGACGGAGATGCCAGAGTCGCACTGAATGCCTTGGAGATTTCAACAACAATGGCATCTTCTCGTGCTACCGAATGCAGTTCTATATGCAGAATTGTTGTTGAAGATGCAAAAGAAGCGATGCAGAGTAAGCATCTAGCTTACGACAAATCTGGCGAAGAACACTACAATCTGATAAGCGCTCTTCATAAGTCAATGAGAGGAAACGACGCCAATGCAGCCATTTACTGGCTGGCAAGAATGTTGGAAGGAGGAGAACAGCCTCTTTACATAGCCCGTAGGCTAATAAGGTTTGCAAGCGAAGATGTAGGATTAGCTGATCCTTCTGCTTTACTTCAGGCTGTCGGTTGTTATCAGGCTTGCCATTTTATAGGTATGCCCGAATGCAATGTTAACCTAGCTCAATGCGTTGCTTATTTAGCGTTGGCTCCTAAGTCTGTGAGTGTTTATCGTGCAATAAAATCGGCAATAACAGTAGTGAGGGACTCGGTTGGACAGAATGAAGGGGTTCCTCTTCATATTAGGAATGCACCGACTAAGCTAATGAAGGAACTTGGATATGGGAAAGGGTATATTTACACTCCTGATGATCCATCATCCTCTTCAGAGCAGACTTACTTGCCATCTGCTCTTCAAGGGTATAAGTTTCTACAGTTGCAGGAGGAGGACAATATCAATGGCTCATAG